The sequence below is a genomic window from bacterium.
AAAGTTCCAATGGGCTCACCCATAATCACTTTTTTCAGGTTGCCCGGCTCGTTCAGGTTGTAGACAATGATCGGCAACTTGTTCTCCATACACAGGGTAAACGCCGTGGTGTCCATGACCTTGAGTTGCCGATGAACGCACTCCTCCGGGGTCAGGCGGATAAAGCGGACCGCATCCGGATACAGCACCGGGTCCTTGTCATAGACACCGTCCACCCGGGTGGCCTTGAGGATCACATCCGCTTGCATCTCGATGGCGC
It includes:
- a CDS encoding uridine monophosphate kinase: VINSLALQDYLERYQVKTRVMTAIKMEELAEPFIRRRAVHHLEKGYVVVFGAGTGNPYFTTDTAAALRAIEMQADVILKATRVDGVYDKDPVLYPDAVRFIRLTPEECVHRQLKVMDTTAFTLCMENKLPIIVYNLNEPGNLKKVIMGEPIGTLVKGE